A genomic window from Candidatus Denitrolinea symbiosum includes:
- a CDS encoding elongation factor P encodes MIDVNELRKGVTFELDGTLYKVLDYSHNKTGRGNASIRIKARNMITGANIERTFSSGQSVQDVRLDFHNVSYLYSDGELFHFMDNETFDQPALEKDMLGETALYLMPGMEAKLTFYKGKPLDIELPTSVEMEVVEAEMAIRGDTATGVTKKVKTETGLTVQCPNFVNVGDRIRVDTRTGDYVTRV; translated from the coding sequence ATGATTGACGTCAACGAACTCCGCAAAGGCGTGACCTTCGAACTGGACGGCACGCTCTACAAAGTGCTGGACTACAGCCACAACAAAACAGGACGCGGCAACGCCTCCATCCGCATCAAGGCGCGGAACATGATCACGGGCGCGAACATCGAGCGCACCTTCTCCTCGGGGCAAAGCGTACAGGACGTGCGCCTCGACTTCCACAACGTCTCCTATCTCTACAGCGACGGGGAATTGTTCCACTTCATGGACAACGAAACCTTCGACCAGCCCGCCCTCGAAAAAGACATGCTCGGCGAAACCGCCCTCTATTTGATGCCGGGCATGGAAGCCAAACTGACCTTCTACAAAGGCAAGCCGCTCGACATCGAACTTCCCACCTCGGTGGAAATGGAAGTCGTCGAGGCCGAGATGGCGATCCGCGGCGACACGGCCACGGGCGTCACCAAAAAGGTCAAAACCGAGACCGGGCTGACCGTCCAATGCCCGAACTTTGTCAACGTGGGCGACCGCATCCGCGTGGACACGCGCACGGGCGATTACGTTACCAGGGTGTGA
- a CDS encoding phosphate acyltransferase: MTRIVVDAMGSDEHPRPDVEGAVQAAREFGVEIVLVGDEAQIRPALAAANPGSLPIRIVHAPEILTMEDKGEDLAFKARHKDAKNSMAVGIDLVKRGEADAFVTAGNTGAGMVTALFRLGRIRGVERPALAPIFPTATGTCIVLDIGANPDCEPVHLLQFGIMGSIYAEKVRGVKNPRVGLVSNGEEEGKGNRLVREATPLFKASKLNYYGNVEGKEVIGGKVDVAVTDGFVGNVMLKTSEAVAKLIVDKIKDAIRSGGPLALLGGALVKPALGKIKKLLDPSDQGAAPLLGVNGLVFIGHGRSDATAIKSAVRVAKHAVETKVLDAMKSAIEESLK, translated from the coding sequence ATGACCCGCATTGTTGTTGACGCCATGGGAAGCGACGAACACCCGCGTCCCGACGTGGAGGGCGCGGTGCAGGCCGCGCGCGAATTCGGCGTGGAAATCGTCCTCGTCGGGGACGAGGCGCAGATTCGACCCGCGCTGGCCGCGGCCAACCCGGGCAGTCTGCCCATCCGCATCGTCCACGCGCCCGAAATATTGACGATGGAAGACAAGGGCGAGGACCTCGCCTTCAAGGCGCGTCACAAGGACGCGAAAAATTCGATGGCGGTCGGCATAGACCTGGTCAAGCGCGGCGAAGCGGACGCGTTCGTCACGGCGGGCAACACCGGCGCGGGGATGGTCACCGCGCTCTTCCGCCTCGGACGCATCCGCGGCGTGGAACGTCCCGCGCTGGCGCCCATCTTCCCCACCGCCACCGGGACCTGCATCGTCCTGGACATCGGCGCCAACCCCGACTGCGAGCCGGTCCACCTTTTGCAGTTTGGGATCATGGGAAGTATCTACGCCGAGAAAGTACGCGGCGTGAAAAATCCGCGCGTCGGGCTGGTCTCGAACGGAGAAGAAGAAGGCAAGGGCAACCGCCTCGTCCGGGAAGCGACGCCGCTGTTCAAAGCTTCGAAACTGAACTACTACGGCAACGTGGAGGGCAAGGAAGTCATCGGCGGAAAGGTGGACGTGGCGGTCACCGACGGATTTGTGGGCAACGTCATGCTCAAGACCTCGGAGGCGGTAGCCAAACTCATCGTGGATAAGATCAAGGACGCCATCAGAAGCGGAGGCCCGCTGGCGCTCCTCGGCGGGGCGCTCGTCAAGCCCGCGCTCGGGAAGATCAAGAAACTGCTCGATCCCAGCGACCAGGGCGCGGCGCCGCTCCTCGGCGTGAACGGACTGGTCTTCATCGGTCACGGCCGCTCGGACGCGACCGCCATCAAAAGCGCCGTCCGCGTGGCGAAACACGCCGTCGAGACGAAGGTGTTGGACGCCATGAAGTCGGCCATCGAAGAAAGCCTGAAATAG